One Camelina sativa cultivar DH55 chromosome 3, Cs, whole genome shotgun sequence genomic window carries:
- the LOC104777941 gene encoding aspartic proteinase CDR1-like, giving the protein MFLCRPAHLFGKEASSPHGFTIDLIQRRSNASSSRVSSDSQLGSPYANTVFDETEYLMKLQIGTPPFEIEAVLDTGSELVWTQCLPCTNCYDQYAPIFDPSQSSTFKEKRCNTHDHSCPYDLVYADGSYTKGNLATETVTIHSTSGEPFVMPQTTIGCSHSSSGIKRPSSSGIVGLDWGPLSLVTQMGGEYPGFISYCFSGKGTSKINFGGNAIIAGDGVVSTTMFMTTAKPGFYYLNLDAVSVGDTRIETLGTPFHALEGNMVIDSGTTYTYLPESYCNLVKEAVEKVVKADRVVDTSGNDWLCYNSDTIEIFPVITMHFSGGADLVLEKYNMYVESEGGGLFCLAILCGSATQEAIFGNRAQNNFWVSYDSSSLLVSFKPTDCSALWS; this is encoded by the coding sequence CCTCATCACCTCACGGCTTCACCATCGACTTGATCCAGCGTCGCTCCaatgcatcttcttctcgagTCAGCTCTGATAGTCAGCTCGGATCACCTTACGCTAACACCGTCTTTGATGAAACCGAGTATCTAATGAAACTACAGATAGGTACCCCTCCTTTCGAGATCGAAGCTGTCTTAGACACAGGAAGCGAACTCGTGTGGACACAATGTTTGCCTTGCACTAACTGTTACGACCAATACGCTCCCATATTCGACCCTTCGCAATCCTCAACCTTCAAAGAGAAAAGATGCAACACCCATGACCACTCTTGCCCTTACGATCTTGTCTACGCAGACGGAAGCTATACCAAGGGAAACTTAGCAACCGAGACAGTCACGATCCATTCAACTTCAGGGGAACCCTTTGTGATGCCTCAAACCACTATTGGTTGTAGCCACAGTAGCTCAGGGATTAAAAGACCGAGTTCTTCGGGAATTGTTGGTCTAGACTGGGGACCTTTATCGCTCGTCACGCAGATGGGAGGGGAGTACCCAGGTTTCATCTCTTACTGCTTCTCTGGTAAAGGAACTAGTAAGATCAACTTTGGAGGGAATGCTATTATAGCAGGAGATGGTGTTGTATCAACCACTATGTTTATGACCACAGCAAAACCCGGTTTCTATTACCTAAACCTAGACGCGGTCAGCGTTGGGGACACCCGCATTGAAACATTGGGGACACCGTTTCATGCCTTGGAAGGGAACATGGTGATAGACTCTGGAACCACTTACACGTATTTGCCTGAGAGCTACTGTAACCTAGTAAAAGAGGCAGTGGAAAAAGTTGTGAAAGCGGATCGAGTAGTTGACACGAGCGGCAATGACTGGTTGTGCTACAATTCGGACACCATAGAGATATTTCCGGTGATCACAATGCATTTTTCTGGCGGTGCGGATCTTGTCTTGGAAAAGTACAATATGTATGTGGAATCGGAGGGAGGAGGACTGTTTTGTTTGGCTATTTTATGTGGTAGTGCGACACAAGAAGCTATCTTTGGGAATAGGGCACAGAATAATTTTTGGGTGAGTTATGATTCTTCTTCACTGCTGGTTTCTTTTAAGCCCACCGATTGTTCTGCGTTGTGGAGTTGa
- the LOC109130798 gene encoding F-box protein At1g19070-like: MDRINGLSDDIICHILSFLRIKESALTSILSKRWRNLFAFTPNLHFDDCEVGSGRSFIDFIDRLLVVSGNFPLRKITICRKSIINLEVSDHVTRWMKRALNQSLLEK, encoded by the coding sequence ATGGATAGGATCAACGGTCTATCAGATGACATTATATGCCACATACTATCTTTCCTTCGGATCAAAGAGTCTGCTCTAACGTCTATCCTCTCAAAGCGATGGCGTAATCTGTTTGCCTTCACACCGAATCTTCACTTTGATGATTGTGAAGTTGGTAGTGGACGAAGCTTCATTGATTTTATCGATAGATTATTGGTAGTGTCTGGAAACTTTCCCTTAAGGAAAATCACAATATGTCGTAAGAGTATTATTAACTTGGAAGTCTCGGATCATGTCACCCGATGGATGAAACGGGCGCTTAACCAATCACTTCTGGAGAAGTGA
- the LOC104779268 gene encoding putative F-box/LRR-repeat protein At3g58920 — translation MEELLTACLVLEELTICDGSWQNGEWCRTMSSLTLKKLTIKSIRFNNSVMSFDTPSLAYLEYTDVVPREYPIVNLESLVEARLDLYCPRFHISNPTNLIKGLRNVEVLEISSIRTSEMLYHFREAIPVFSNLIRLTITTHFYSYHWKYFPILVKKSPNLHTLIIKGPLPVFKSEGEYGSCPVKVLKITEYVGTIAELEKMKHFLEKLSSLELVKVCACAIKDKEKDRITKDLLRVPRSSKCNIKIKFCEKTK, via the exons ATGGAAGAGCTTCTTACTGCTTGCCTTGTGCTTGAGGAGTTAACCATTTGTGATGGGAGCTGGCAGAACGGTGAATGGTGTCGCACCATGTCTTCTTTAACCCTTAAGAAACTTACTATTAAGAGTATTAGGTTTAATAATTCGGTCATGAGTTTCGATACTCCGAGTCTTGCCTACTTAGAATACACTGATGTAGTTCCAAGAGAGTATCCGATTGTAAATCTTGAATCCCTTGTCGAAGCTAGGCTTGATCTTTATTGTCCTCGTTTTCATATTAGCAATCCAACAAATCTGATTAAGGGGTTAAGAAATGTTGAGGTCTTGGAGATATCATCTATTCGTACTTCAGAG ATGCTCTATCATTTCCGTGAAGCAATCCCAGTGTTCAGCAACCTGATTCGTTTAACTATTACAACTCATTTTTATAGCTACCATTGGAAATATTTTCCAATACTTgtaaaaaaatctccaaatctaCATACTCTCATCATCAAG GGTCCATTGCCCGTTTTTAAATCCGAAGGAGAATATGGATCATGTCCTGTGAAAGTATTGAAGATAACTGAGTACGTAGGAACAATTGCGGAGCTAGAGAAAATGAAACATTTCCTGGAGAAACTGTCAAGCCTTGAGCTCGTCAAAGTCTGTGCTTGTGCAATAAAAGACAAGGAAAAGGATCGAATCACCAAAGATCTGCTAAGGGTTCCTAGGTCGTCCAAGTGCAATATCAAGATCAAGTTTTGTGAGAAAACTAAGTAA
- the LOC104777943 gene encoding spastin produces MRRPELFSRGNLLRPCKGILLFGPPGTGKTLLAKALATEAGANFISITGSTLTSKWFGDAEKLTKALFSFATKLAPVIIFVDEIDSLLGARGGSSEHEATRRMRNEFMAAWDGLRSKDSQRILILGATNRPFDLDDAVIRRLPRRIYVDLPDAENRSKILKIFLTPENLESGFQFDKLAKETEGYSGSDLKNLCIAAAYRPVQELLQEEQKGARAEESPDLRSLCLDDFVQSKAKVSPSVAYDATTMNELRKWNSQYGEGGSRTKSPFGF; encoded by the exons ATGAGAAGGCCAGAGCTTTTCTCCCGTGGAAATCTCTTGCGG CCCTGTAAAGGAATACTGCTTTTCGGTCCTCCTGGAACGGGTAAGACGCTCCTCGCCAAGGCACTTGCAACAGAAGCTGGAGCAAACTTCATTAGCATTACGGGCTCAACACTTACATCAAAG TGGTTCGGAGATGCAGAGAAGCTCACTAAGGCTCTCTTTTCCTTTGCCACGAAGCTAGCACCTGTAATTATATTTGTTGATGAG atCGACAGTCTTTTAGGTGCTCGTGGTGGTTCTTCCGAGCACGAAGCTACCAGAAGAATGAGAAATGAGTTCATGGCAGCTTGGGACGGCCTCAGGTCAAAAGACAGCCAAAGGATCCTCATTCTCGGTGCCACCAACCGTCCCTTTGATCTTGATGATGCTGTGATTCGTCGTCTACCAAGACG GATATATGTCGACTTACCAGATGCTGAAAACAGGTCAAAGATACTGAAAATATTTCTAACTCCAGAAAATCTTGAATCTGGTTTCCAGTTCGACAAACTTGCAAAGGAAACTGAAGGTTATTCTGGTAGTGATCTGAAG AATCTATGCATTGCTGCTGCGTACAGGCCTGTTCAAGAACTGttacaagaagaacaaaag GGTGCGAGAGCGGAAGAGTCTCCTGATCTACGGTCGCTCTGTTTGGATGACTTCGTTCAGTCTAAAGCTAAG GTGAGCCCATCTGTGGCCTACGACGCGACGACAATGAACGAGCTGAGAAAATGGAACTCACAATATGGTGAAGGAGGGAGCAGGACTAAGTCTCCGTTtggtttttga